In Anolis sagrei isolate rAnoSag1 chromosome 5, rAnoSag1.mat, whole genome shotgun sequence, the DNA window TGACTAGACGGGTCTTTagactctgccaaagagtactagtgcctcaacaaactacacatCACATGATTtcttacattgagccatggcagttaaagggatgtcaaattgcattaattctacagcataatAATGGGTTTTACCAGTCTACATATTATAGAAGTTcaatttacctttttaaaaagttctgtGCCAAAAAATGTCTGACCAAAAGAAGAAGTTGTCTTTCCTCAGCTAGGCTTTCAGAAGACTCAGCAaagcaaaacatttatttctgtagtttgaaaggtttttatttatatatatatatatatatatatatatatatatatatatagatgtttgtTTCCCTTTTTGATGTACATATATAGGCTGTGTGGGAGGTGTTTTCAAAGTGAAGTGAATGCAGTAATGCTAAATTATGTTTCTTTTACAGTAAACGAGAGCAAAGCTGTGGAAACTCAGTGAAATCTACAAATAAATATCCAGCTGTTTTTCCACAAGAAGCTTCCTAgtgattaattttaaaaatagaaactgATCATAAGTGTGTTAATTATTAACAAAGGCCAAGATCCAAATGGCGATGCAAAGGATTGCCTTGTGTGCAATGATCCAGAATCCTTCTGCAAATTCCGTTTTGTAGCTATTCCTCTCTTCCCAATGTACTAAAGACTGGTTTTGTGTTCATGTACATTGGCTaccattatttcttttttccagtaaaAAAACAACAGATGCTGTCAGCTGATGGTTTCTGAAGTGACATGAGATAGCATTGAGCATCACTACCTTAGATTATTCTCTCTATGGACTTCATCAGATTGTCTTCAGGATGTGTTTCCATGCACTGTGAAAATGGAGCTACATAGCAGTCCTACAGAGACCATCCAACGACATAGGGGCACTTCTAGTAGGGCTCTGTGGTGCTCCATTTCCCAAGTGCATGCAAATGGACAAAGAGCTCTATCAGGTGTTGGGTGTCAATTGACACCTGATAGAGAAAGACGGGGTAAGAGTTGGAAAGATGGGGAAGACAGTGAAAGAATGTTGGATAGATGGCCATCCCAGGAGATGGGGAAAGATAGGAGGGAGTGGGGTAAGATGTTTCCCTCTGATTCCCCCTCCCCGACCATCTGATGACATCCCATTTCTCTCTCAGTATGAACTGTTCAACTTGCATAATTATTTCCTGGAGCTCTACTATTTTTCTATGCTACTCAAGATTATCTTATAGTTACATCGAGGCAGAAGTTGGAACAGTTATTTACAGGCCACAGAAGCAGAGGGATTCTGGAAAGAATGCTCTTGAGTGTGTTaaaaagcagtggttcctaactttacgtgtttaaagcagtggttcctaacttttttttggccagggaccacttgaccaagggccattctccaacattagtaccaaaagggttatgaatctgtttttggtaaacttttgatttgatttgattatttggggtggtgattcagaaaattgcattggatagactacatcagctctagtttctgatgcagaacatatgccatccagtagtcgccatctgctcgctcacagaaaaccatatttaataagcctcggtaaTATAAGAGTGTTTCACAaggccagttgctcttgttgcaatggtgtagtaatggtgaggccatggaccatattttagttcttgtagaccactgatggtccacagaccacaggctgggaaccactagtTTAAAGAATTGGTATAGTTCTACTGGAGCAATTAGGATTTGGTGGGAAGTTACTTTTCTATTACTAAATGACAATAggtttaaaatgtatattaatCTCTTTATATTATGGAGTCAGTTCACAAGCTTTTATCCATGTGTGACTTTACCTATCATAGTTCAGTTGCAATATCACTCACTCGGTGTGATTGACAGCAAAGACACCTCTTTCTAGGTGAGCACCAGAACCTTTTAAACTTTTCCTTGAATTTCTTACTGGCTAACATAAAAATGAATGGGTTCAAGGAACTACTGACACTGCAGATGATTTCTGTGAATTTATATATAGTAAATATTAACCTTACATTGTCAGCATTGAGTTGGTTATTGATTCTGTAGATTAGCACTGCCAGTATCATGCCATGATAAGGAATGAAAGCCACAGCAAAAACAATCATGGCAGCTGAAACCAACAACAAGGGCTTCacaattctttttcttctctgaTGGTGGTTCTTCATGTTCCGTAATGCTTTGAGAGTCAAGGTATAGCATGTGAAAATGATCAGGACAGGAATGAGGAAACCAAATAAAAGTCTGAAAATTGTGAATGGAACCACAAAGTACAGAGTCTCTCCAATGTTGTCAAGGCAAGCTTTAGACCCTATTTCTCTTTGGACCACAAAGGTGTAATAAACATCAGGAATGGACTCTATCAAGATGACAATCCATACAGCCATAGTACAAAATGTAGCCTTGCTTTTATCCCATCTTTTAAAGGATTGGATGGGATGGACAGCACCCACGTACCGGTCAAAACTGATAAGCGTGAGAAAATAGATGCTGCCATAGATATTGATGCCAAAGAATATTCTTTTGAGCTGGCAGAATAGCTGAGTAACGTATGCAGTTCGCTTATGTAGGTAGTAGTAGACGGCAAAGGGAATCAAGAAAATCCAAGTAAAATCACACAGTGCCAAATTGAACAGAAAAATTGTGCTACTAGTCCATGATCTCCAAGTGCATATATAGAAGAGCAGTGTGAATGTATTCCCCAGAAATCCTATGAGCAGAACTAAAAAGAAAATCACAACCACAAAGTAACAAGACCATTCTGGTCCGCTGTAAGTGTTGCAGAAGAAAATGATGAAAGTGGTGTTTGATATTCTTCCAGAGAGTTTGCCTGAAAGTGGAAAAAGAAATCAGGTGGTTGCTTTCAAAAGTTTTCAAAGAGAAACTGCACTGGCCATTTTTACAGATGTATTAAAAATGGCCCTATTCCACTCAGGCAAAATGGGTTTGTTTCATTCACCCCTAGCTTTCTGCAGTTGTGATGCTCAGGAGGAAGAGCTGCAGAAAACCAGGGGTGAATGCCATAAAcccatcttagggcccttctacacaggtgtataaaatccacattgaactggattatatggcagtatggactcatataccagttcaaataagatattgtggattatctgccttgatagtctggattatatggctgcatTGAAGGTCCCTTAGTTTTCATTAGGaagtcagtatagatgtgccttgtgatttttttttttttggccagtcTTATTTAAATCAAACTCTTAATGTGATAGCTGCCATTTAGGTTTTTCAATTGTTTTACATAAATGTGTCTTGTTTTAATTGGATTGATTGTTCAATGCCTTTTAAACGTTTGCGCCATATAGTTGCAGCTgttctgttttaatttatattgccTTGAATACTATTTGGGAAGAAATTCTGGATAGAAACCAAATTAATCAATTAAAATACTGATGAGTAAAAAACCATGTGAAAATCACATCTGCATTTTTAGAAAAGCACCATTAATATTCTAAATGTGAGATATCCTCCTGTTGAGCTTAGTAATTGCCTGCAATGGGGCAAGTATTTGCTATAGATATAGTTCTTGGAATAgcaattttaaatttttttagatGTTTTAGAGATTTCCAgtatgttgctgtgagttttctgggctatatggccatgttccagaagcattctctcctgacgtttcgcctgcatctttggcaggtaccatcagaggttgtgaggtctgttggaaaataggcaagtggggtttatatatctgttgaaagtccagggtgggagaaataactcttgtctatttgagggagatgtgagtgttgcaattggccaccttgattagcatttaatggctttgcagcttcaagtctgg includes these proteins:
- the LOC132775387 gene encoding P2Y purinoceptor 1-like gives rise to the protein MVWNSQSCATENSTMFKQGKLSGRISNTTFIIFFCNTYSGPEWSCYFVVVIFFLVLLIGFLGNTFTLLFYICTWRSWTSSTIFLFNLALCDFTWIFLIPFAVYYYLHKRTAYVTQLFCQLKRIFFGINIYGSIYFLTLISFDRYVGAVHPIQSFKRWDKSKATFCTMAVWIVILIESIPDVYYTFVVQREIGSKACLDNIGETLYFVVPFTIFRLLFGFLIPVLIIFTCYTLTLKALRNMKNHHQRRKRIVKPLLLVSAAMIVFAVAFIPYHGMILAVLIYRINNQLNADNVRLIFTIYKFTEIICSVSSSLNPFIFMLASKKFKEKFKRFWCSPRKRCLCCQSHRVSDIATEL